The Anabaena sp. PCC 7108 region AGCTATTCTTAACACTATTGGGACTTTACTCCATTCACTACCCACGATAGTTTTACAACCACCTTTAGAAAGCGCAGTTAACGCTTTTAACGGAGTTGGAGGCAGATTATGTATTAGACACAATGCCTTTGACTCCGAAAATAGTAGTTTCAAAAGCTTATCAGAATGTTTAATCCCTGGTAGCGATTGTTTTCAGCTTTATACCTGTGGAGAACAACCTATAATTCCAGCACCAAGTAAATATCCCCTACTAGAGCAGTATAGTGTCTGGCAGGAACATTATCAATCTGGTGAATATGAAGTTTGGGCAATTTCCGACATCTATGAAAATCCGAATTTAAGAAATATACAAGTTGCTTTTAAACCAACTAAAATTCGCAGTATCTTGATGATTCCCCTTCACTATCATCAACAATTAGTAGGCTATTTAAGTATTTTTCGTAATGAACTAGATACAGAAACCCTTTGGGCAGGAAAATTTGATCCAGATAGTAGACAAATTTACCCCCGACTATCTTTTGAAATCTGGCAGGAATCTAAAAAAGCACAACCTCAAAAATGGACAGAAGAGGAAATTACTTTAGCTACAGAAATTAGTAACCACTTTGCTTCATCCATTCAGCAGTATGAACTTTACCAACAGGTACAAACATTTAATGAAAACTTAGAAAAAAAAGTCCATCAGCGGACATTAGAATTGAAAAAGACAGCAGAACAACAACAAGCAGTATTTGGAGTTATTAACAAGATTCGTGAGTCACTAGAAATTGACACTATTTTTCAAACTACCACTAAAGAAGTTTGCCAATTAATCAAAGCTGATCGAGTTTCTGTCTATAAGTTTAATGCCGATTGGGGTGGGCAATTTGTTGGTGATTTTGAAGCTGCTAGTCTTAAATGGTCAAATGATACTAAATTGGGAATTAACACAATTTGGAATGATACTTATTTACAAGAGACCCAGGGAGGACGCTACCGAAATCATGAAACTTTTGCTGTAAATGATATCTATAAAATGGGTTTTACTCCCTGTCATGTTGATAACTTAGAGCAGTTTCAAATTCATGCTTTTGTGTTGGCTCCTATTTTTATTGGTAAAAAACTTTGGGGTTTACTTTGCACTTATCAACACTCCAGTCCCAGACAATGGCAGGAGACGGAAGTTAGCTTTATTAGTCAGATTGCCTCCCAATTAGGGGTAGCGATTCAACAAGCTGAATTATTAGTGAAAACTCAACATCAAGCTGAACAACTAACCCAAACTCTACATGAATTACAATCAACTCAAACCCAACTAATTCAAACAGAAAAAATGTCTTCTTTGGGGCAACTTGTAGCAGGTGTTGCCCATGAAATTAATAATCCAGTTAACTTTATTTCTGGCAACCTTGTTCATCTTAATGAATATGCTGAAGATTTACTCAGTATGCTCAATCTCTATCAGCAGGAATTTCCAGAACCTAGTGTAGAGATTTTAGAAAGAGCAGAAGAACTAGATTTAGATTTTTTGACAGAAGATTTACCAAAAACTCTATCTTCGATGAAAATTGGAGTTGACAGAATTCGGCAAATTGTCTTATCTTTACGGAATTTTTCACGCCTTGATGAGTCAGAAATGAAAGAAGTGAATATCCATGATGGTATTGATAGCACTTTGCTGATTTTACAACATCGCTTAAAAGCTAAACCTGAAAGTCCGGGCATTCAAATAATAAAAGAATACGGTAATTTACCGTTAGTAGAGTGTTATGCTGGACAACTAAATCAAGTATTTATGAATGTTTTAAGTAATGCAATTGATGCCCTAGAAAGTTATAAAACATTTAAATCGGAAAATTCTGAGCCAGGGAAAATTACTATTTGTACTTCCATAGGAGAAATAAATGAGAAAGTACAAAGTGCAGTAATTCATATTAGTGATAATGGAAAAGGAATCCCAGAAGCTGAATTGGCAAGAATATTTGACCCATTTTTTACTACTAAGCCAGTGGGTAAAGGTACTGGCTTAGGTTTGTCAATTAGTTATCAGATTGTAGTAGAAAAACACGGCGGTATATTCAAATGTGATTCACAAACAAATGTGGGTACAAAATTCTGGATTGAAATTCCCATTTTCCACACAACCTAATAATTTAGATTTGGGATTTTAAACCCCATCCAAGTTGAAACCTATAGTTTTTTGATAAATTGATGTAACCTAATTGAGAGGCAACACTTGTTGGTTAAGGAAATGTAGGTTGGGTTGAGCGACAGCGAAACCCAACAAAATCCTTGATAATGTTGGGTTTCGTTCCTCAACCCAACCTACCATATAATGACTTTTGAGCCTTAACCGACCAGTATTGAATTGAGAGGGGAGATTATGTAAGAGGAAAGCTCAATCATTACAGACCTTAACATAATTATCGTTAGCATCTGGCACCCATCTACAAGATAAATCGCGCTTGATCATATCCCACAATGCAGCATCCGCCTCTTGCATCCGTTGCCTTTTCTGCTCATTTTCTTTTCGGACTAGGACATCATAGGCTTTATTATCAGCTGATGATAAAGTTGCTTTCCACGCTCTATACTCCTCTCCCGGAGTACGTGAGATCACGGGGTCAATTCTGGCATACCATTGTTCATGTGTTTCATTACTTCTCTTATTTAAAATGCGTTGAAGTATTCGGTTGCCAGGTTTTGTTGGGGCTACACTTCCATTATAATTATTAACTAGAGGTTGAGAACTGGTTGAATTATTACTATCGCGAATAGCATTCTGAAACTCTAGGTCAAGGTCTTGTGGAGTTTGAGTAGTTCCTTTGGGACTAATGCCAAATCCGCTCCCAAGAAAATCAGCAATAGGCTGATGTTGGAGATCGCGTTTGGCTTTCTGGATAATCTCGTAAACCTCTCGTTCTTCAGGAGAAAGACTATTCACATATTCCTGCTCCTTCTGGTTTACTAAGTCTGTAGATTGAGAGGGGCGTTGGGAGGGTGTCCTAGGTATCCTACGCGACCTTCTCACCTTACGCCTTGTCGGGATGATATCTTTGATGTCAAAAGCAAGAAGGGATTCACCTCTGGCAACCGATGTTGCAGAAGATTGCCCTAGAGCTGGAAAAGGACTTATCAGTAGAGCACTCATCAAAACTAAGCTAATCATATTTCTACTGTAAGGTAGCTCAATAGAACGACACAGAGTATTGCTAAAGTGAGTTTGCATATATGAATGGATTAAGCTAAATACACACTGAAGATTGTAGCATAGCAGCAGACAAAGCTGATATTGGCACGTTGATCTCAGCATCTCTGAGTACAAGGTACACGTTTGGCGAACGCTATAGCACGGGTATACCCCTAGCAAGTAGGGGCTTATGCCCGAATTTACCAAAATGATAAATTTTCTAACTCTGTCATTACCTGGCTAAATTTATTTACAGGAATTTCTTTTGTAGAAGCCAAGTTAAACTTTGCTATCGCTCCTCTAAGAGGCTGTTTGAAAAGTTTTCCGTAATGAGTTTTAATAATAGTAGAGGCAGAGCCTCTGTGATAGCATTCCCAGTTTGAAACTGGGAACGAGTTAACGCAAAATTCAAAATTGACGGATTTTTAATTTCTCAATTGCACAGGCATAGCTAAATAGGTCATTTTTAAACCGCCCAAAGGTGTAAAAATTACTGGAGTGAGACTTTGATTTAAATGCATTTGAATTTCTGAAGATGGCAACTCTTTCAAGCCTTCCATTAAATATTTAACATTAAAGGCAATATCTATATCTTCACCAGATATTTGTGCCGGCATTGACTCTGTACCACTACCTACATCTTGCGCTTCACAAGATAAAGTAATTTCTTGATTGGCATTATCAATGCTGACTTTGACAATATTATTTTTCTGATCTGCTAACACAGCAATTCGCTCTAAAGTGCTGATAAATTGTCGCCGTTCAATGGTAACTTGGCGCTCAAATTGGCGAGGAATTAATTGCCGATATGCGGGATATTGTCCTTCTAAAGTTCGGCTGGTTAATCGTTGATTTTGCCAAGCAAAAACTATTTGACCTTGATCAAAATATAAGGCTACAGTTTCTTCTGAAGAACTATGAGCTAACATCCGTTGTAGTTCCCGTAATGCTCTCGCTGGGACTGTTACCTCAAGTTGACTGCTACCCTCAAGCGGACGCTCATTAGTTGTTTCTAGCACAGCTAAACGATGTCCGTCTGTCGCTGCAAATTCTAAGGTGTCTTGTTTAACTGTTAAATGCACACCTGTGAGGACTTGTTTGGTTTCATCCGCACTAGTAGCAAATAATGAACCTCTTAGTCCTTCAATTAAAGCAGCTGTGGTGAGGTGAATTGCTTCAGAATTTTCAATTATGGGTAATTCGGGAAATTCTTCTGCTCCCATAGCGCGGACTTGATACTTGCCGCTTTTGGGTTTGAGAGTGACAATGATACCTTCTCCGGTGTTGTCCCCTGATTGATCATCTAAGGTGATTTCGCCTTCTGGTAGACGTGAGGTAATATCTACAAGTAATTTAGCAGGAAGTGCGATCGCTCCCCCTTCTATGACTTCCGCACTAAAACTGGTTCGGATACCCAAGCTGAGAT contains the following coding sequences:
- a CDS encoding GAF domain-containing protein, which translates into the protein MEKENLLRRITNRIRPFLELEDIITVVTAEVRSLLETDRVMIYKFHADDSGQVIAESIYENRLPSLLGLNFPADDIPLQSREMFIKSRVRSVVNVDAREIGQSPQHNLETGAIISEDILYRALDPCHVEYLTAMGVKSSVVAPIIYQDALWGLLVSHHSQARDLAEYELEAIQIVVEQLPIAIAQSNLLTQARAKAEQEAILNTIGTLLHSLPTIVLQPPLESAVNAFNGVGGRLCIRHNAFDSENSSFKSLSECLIPGSDCFQLYTCGEQPIIPAPSKYPLLEQYSVWQEHYQSGEYEVWAISDIYENPNLRNIQVAFKPTKIRSILMIPLHYHQQLVGYLSIFRNELDTETLWAGKFDPDSRQIYPRLSFEIWQESKKAQPQKWTEEEITLATEISNHFASSIQQYELYQQVQTFNENLEKKVHQRTLELKKTAEQQQAVFGVINKIRESLEIDTIFQTTTKEVCQLIKADRVSVYKFNADWGGQFVGDFEAASLKWSNDTKLGINTIWNDTYLQETQGGRYRNHETFAVNDIYKMGFTPCHVDNLEQFQIHAFVLAPIFIGKKLWGLLCTYQHSSPRQWQETEVSFISQIASQLGVAIQQAELLVKTQHQAEQLTQTLHELQSTQTQLIQTEKMSSLGQLVAGVAHEINNPVNFISGNLVHLNEYAEDLLSMLNLYQQEFPEPSVEILERAEELDLDFLTEDLPKTLSSMKIGVDRIRQIVLSLRNFSRLDESEMKEVNIHDGIDSTLLILQHRLKAKPESPGIQIIKEYGNLPLVECYAGQLNQVFMNVLSNAIDALESYKTFKSENSEPGKITICTSIGEINEKVQSAVIHISDNGKGIPEAELARIFDPFFTTKPVGKGTGLGLSISYQIVVEKHGGIFKCDSQTNVGTKFWIEIPIFHTT
- the dnaN gene encoding DNA polymerase III subunit beta, which encodes MKLVCAQSDLSTNLSLVSRAVPSRPTHPVLANVLLQADAQTNQVSLTAFDLSLGIRTSFSAEVIEGGAIALPAKLLVDITSRLPEGEITLDDQSGDNTGEGIIVTLKPKSGKYQVRAMGAEEFPELPIIENSEAIHLTTAALIEGLRGSLFATSADETKQVLTGVHLTVKQDTLEFAATDGHRLAVLETTNERPLEGSSQLEVTVPARALRELQRMLAHSSSEETVALYFDQGQIVFAWQNQRLTSRTLEGQYPAYRQLIPRQFERQVTIERRQFISTLERIAVLADQKNNIVKVSIDNANQEITLSCEAQDVGSGTESMPAQISGEDIDIAFNVKYLMEGLKELPSSEIQMHLNQSLTPVIFTPLGGLKMTYLAMPVQLRN